A genome region from Scyliorhinus torazame isolate Kashiwa2021f chromosome 11, sScyTor2.1, whole genome shotgun sequence includes the following:
- the mos gene encoding proto-oncogene serine/threonine-protein kinase mos translates to MPSPIPIHRLLPKGFSPTLTLRPCSSPNRTPGKGPQFSFTKPHWALLRRSWYTVIWDELKLLDLLGSGGFGWVYRGTYYGQTVAIKKVRKCTKNRLAARQSFWAELNVAHLVHENIVKIVAATTSVPSDPAIEDSVGTIIMEYAGGTSLDHRIYNCAEPLDIRGCLQFSNDIMSGLAFLHSHHIVHLDLKPANVLITEAGRCKIGDFGCSHKLTTGSDLTPNVQWRHLAGTYTHRAPELLRGCNATLKADIYSFAITLWQMMSRDQPYSGDRQCVVYAVVAYNRRPSFSPIFNETPMGRQIRSIINNCWEVEPNDRPSAKELLESINCLAAQLWR, encoded by the coding sequence ATGCCGTCACCTATTCCAATTCACCGACTTTTACCGAAAGGGTTTTCGCCCACCTTAACACTGCGGCCCTGCAGCAGCCCCAACCGGACCCCAGGAAAGGGCCCGCAGTTCTCTTTCACAAAGCCACATTGGGCATTACTGCGGCGCTCTTGGTACACGGTAATTTGGGATGAACTTAAACTACTTGATCTTTTGGGTTCCGGAGGTTTCGGGTGGGTTTATCGAGGTACTTATTACGGTCAAACCGTAGCAATAAAGAAAGTGAGAAAATGTACTAAGAACAGACTGGCTGCTCGGCAAAGTTTCTGGGCAGAGCTGAACGTCGCTCACCTGGTCCATGAGAACATAGTGAAAATTGTAGCAGCCACCACCTCTGTCCCCAGCGATCCGGCCATTGAGGACAGCGTGGGCACGATTATCATGGAATATGCGGGCGGAACAAGTCTGGACCACCGGATTTATAACTGTGCAGAGCCACTAGATATCAGAGGGTGTTTGCAGTTTTCCAATGACATTATGAGCGGGTTGGCTTTCCTCCATTCACATCACATTGTTCACCTGGATTTAAAACCCGCCAACGTGCTGATTACGGAAGCGGGCCGGTGTAAAATTGGAGATTTCGGATGTTCTCACAAGCTGACGACCGGCAGTGACTTGACTCCCAATGTCCAGTGGCGCCACCTTGCTGGGACCTACACTCACCGGGCGCCCGAGCTGCTCCGAGGCTGCAATGCTACTTTGAAGGCGGATATTTACTCTTTTGCAATCACTTTGTGGCAGATGATGAGCAGAGATCAGCCTTATTCCGGCGATCGCCAATGTGTGGTGTATGCAGTAGTGGCTTACAACCGGCGTCCGTCTTTTTCACCTATTTTCAATGAGACCCCGATGGGCCGGCAGATTCGATCTATCATCAACAACTGCTGGGAAGTTGAACCAAACGATAGACCTAGTGCAAAAGAATTATTGGAGAGTATTAATTGCCTGGCTGCACAGCTATGGCGTTAA